A section of the Paenibacillus yonginensis genome encodes:
- the fsa gene encoding fructose-6-phosphate aldolase — protein sequence MKFFIDTANLDDIKKAYKLGVLSGVTTNPSLVVKEGVKFEDRIAEILQAVPEVESVSAEVTPDAESAEDMIAQAQELIKINNGDKNITIKLPMTLAGLEACRALTKQGVKTNVTLIFTVNQALLAARAGATYVSPFLGRLDDISEDGVQLVAKIAELFRVHNLDTQIIAASVRHPDHVTRVALAGAHIATIPFSVIDQLTKHPLTEQGLAKFAADWSKAVK from the coding sequence ATGAAATTTTTCATCGATACTGCCAACCTGGACGACATCAAAAAAGCATACAAACTTGGTGTTCTGTCCGGCGTAACTACAAACCCTTCTCTGGTTGTTAAAGAAGGCGTTAAATTTGAAGACCGCATCGCGGAAATTTTGCAGGCTGTTCCTGAAGTTGAATCCGTATCTGCGGAAGTAACTCCGGATGCAGAATCCGCTGAAGATATGATTGCCCAAGCTCAAGAGCTGATCAAAATCAACAACGGCGACAAGAACATCACAATCAAGCTGCCTATGACTTTGGCCGGTTTGGAAGCTTGCCGCGCTTTGACTAAACAAGGCGTTAAAACCAACGTAACTTTGATCTTCACAGTGAACCAAGCTTTGCTGGCAGCACGTGCTGGCGCAACTTACGTTTCTCCATTCCTGGGTCGTTTGGACGACATCTCCGAAGACGGCGTTCAACTGGTTGCCAAAATTGCTGAACTGTTCCGTGTTCACAATCTGGACACTCAAATCATTGCGGCTTCCGTTCGTCACCCTGACCACGTTACACGCGTAGCGTTGGCTGGTGCGCACATCGCCACAATTCCATTCAGCGTTATCGACCAACTGACTAAACATCCATTGACTGAACAAGGTTTGGCTAAATTTGCTGCCGACTGGAGCAAAGCGGTTAAATAA
- a CDS encoding aldo/keto reductase, translating into MEKRQYGNTGMEVSVLGFGGAEIGRGVSEQEVERLLHSALDAGLNVIDTAECYGDSEELIGKVLGGRRDDFYLFTKCGHASGLEGGDWNPSMLESSIDRSLKRLKTDYVDVIHLHSCSEEVLRQGGVIEVLQKAKQAGKTRFIGYSGDSRDAAYAIQTGVFDSFETSVNIADQEALELTIPKAKEKGMGIIAKRPIANAAWTYDSLDEKAYPYVYWKRLGELKYDFLTQELKQAVQTALRFTLSVPGVDTAIVGTNKPNRWQENAALLAEGPLPSEVFEQIRARWQEVAKPDWQGQV; encoded by the coding sequence TTGGAGAAACGTCAATATGGCAATACCGGTATGGAGGTCAGTGTGCTTGGTTTTGGCGGGGCTGAAATCGGCAGAGGCGTGTCTGAGCAGGAGGTTGAACGACTGCTGCACAGCGCGCTGGATGCGGGTCTAAACGTGATTGATACGGCCGAATGTTATGGTGACAGCGAAGAGCTGATCGGCAAAGTGCTGGGCGGAAGGCGCGATGATTTCTATCTCTTCACCAAATGTGGACATGCCTCCGGTTTGGAAGGCGGGGACTGGAATCCGTCCATGCTCGAAAGCAGCATAGATCGAAGCCTTAAGCGGCTGAAGACGGATTATGTCGATGTGATCCATTTGCACAGCTGCAGCGAAGAGGTTCTTCGCCAAGGCGGCGTGATCGAGGTTCTGCAAAAGGCCAAGCAGGCCGGAAAAACACGTTTCATTGGCTACAGCGGAGACAGTAGGGATGCGGCTTATGCCATTCAAACCGGCGTATTCGACAGCTTTGAAACGTCTGTCAATATTGCGGATCAGGAAGCTTTGGAGCTGACGATTCCGAAGGCCAAGGAGAAGGGAATGGGAATTATCGCCAAACGGCCGATTGCCAATGCGGCCTGGACTTATGATTCCCTGGATGAGAAAGCTTATCCTTATGTATACTGGAAGCGCCTGGGTGAATTGAAGTATGACTTCTTGACGCAGGAACTCAAGCAAGCGGTACAAACGGCTTTGCGGTTCACGTTAAGCGTGCCCGGTGTAGATACGGCTATCGTTGGCACCAATAAGCCAAACCGCTGGCAGGAGAACGCGGCTCTTCTGGCTGAAGGCCCTTTGCCTTCAGAGGTGTTTGAACAGATTCGGGCCCGCTGGCAGGAAGTGGCCAAGCCGGATTGGCAAGGTCAAGTTTAA
- a CDS encoding carbohydrate-binding protein, with protein MPIRPINRFLQKSAAAVMPLILALAFSNGSIAAPADSSAHGREASAALVSYEAEASGNTFTGNAGPVACDSCSGGSKVGNLYGGSTLQLNGVNVSQAGVYDLTISYISGDSRAASLSVNGGEKESISFPKTADWNTVGQYTYQIYLQEGSNTLLFDDDNGYSPDFDKIELVYDAAGSEGPSGDGNIGALGKLVSVSKYGAITLTEYKKGFKVSSSSYDVVYNTHTGLSQYNWGGRTVATGLYSMIDTGNQLSSKDYNSHMFSKQEIVPFRDTVGKGIRLTVHNKKQGAPTLDQIYTIYEKGPYLLTQTVAKQSKPLATNYIAPVVMEAKGGIDIGSYGDNRVLVAPFDNDAWSRYQSKSMNTNLNNHNFVSSELTAVFDNTSRSGLVLGSVTHDTWKTGIYWSGSDNKLNQLQVYGGFASPSSTRDSIAHGKVTGTSVASPEIFVGFYSDYRTGLEAYGAANAAVAPPLAFGPDIPSGVPVGWNSWGAYSSNVSYDAVADTSEYFKNQLQNHSFENDGSVYINLDSYWDNMNDQQLADLVALIHGNGQKAGIYYSPFVYWGDNLEQTVEGTNGAYKYGDIVLRDNNGQVLPKLDGAYAVDPTHPAVKQRLDYYMDRFKKAGFEYIKVDFLTHGSLEGKHYDPAVQTGIQAYNEGMAYLDQSAGGTMFISASIAPIFPSQYAHSRRISCDVDGSISSTEYQLNNLTYGWWQNGTIYSYTDPDYMALSKGGSLEGARSRVNAAAISGTVYLDSDDVHDAAAREYMEALLTNPAINKVALKGKAFRPVEGNTGTHAADTFVLEEGHTFYLATFNYTNTYIARTVDLERAGLKGSRAYKLTDLWTGETSTVRGSFHTALQGAGSKLFKLEPMN; from the coding sequence ATGCCTATTAGGCCGATCAACCGTTTTCTGCAAAAATCAGCCGCAGCGGTCATGCCGCTTATCCTGGCGTTAGCTTTCTCAAACGGCTCTATAGCCGCCCCGGCGGATTCGTCAGCTCATGGACGGGAAGCTTCTGCCGCGCTTGTAAGCTATGAAGCAGAGGCCTCCGGCAATACCTTTACAGGCAATGCCGGTCCGGTGGCCTGCGACAGCTGCTCCGGCGGCTCCAAAGTTGGCAATCTGTATGGCGGCTCGACGCTTCAGTTGAATGGAGTCAACGTCAGTCAGGCCGGGGTTTATGATTTGACCATTTCATACATTTCCGGCGATTCGCGGGCGGCCTCTCTCTCCGTAAACGGCGGGGAGAAAGAGAGTATCAGCTTTCCTAAAACGGCGGACTGGAATACGGTGGGACAATATACTTATCAAATCTACCTGCAGGAGGGCAGCAATACCCTCTTGTTCGACGATGATAACGGCTATTCCCCCGATTTTGATAAAATCGAGCTTGTTTATGATGCTGCAGGCAGCGAAGGACCAAGCGGCGACGGCAATATCGGTGCGCTGGGGAAACTCGTCAGCGTTTCGAAATACGGGGCCATTACCCTCACGGAATATAAGAAAGGTTTTAAAGTCAGCAGTTCTTCCTATGACGTCGTGTATAACACTCATACAGGATTGTCACAGTACAACTGGGGAGGCCGCACGGTGGCAACGGGCTTGTACAGCATGATAGACACCGGGAACCAGCTTTCGAGCAAGGATTACAATTCGCATATGTTCAGCAAACAAGAGATCGTGCCTTTCCGGGATACGGTCGGCAAAGGCATCCGCTTGACCGTACACAACAAGAAGCAGGGAGCACCCACCCTTGACCAGATTTACACCATCTATGAAAAAGGCCCTTATTTGCTGACCCAGACGGTAGCCAAACAATCGAAGCCTCTCGCCACAAACTATATTGCGCCGGTTGTCATGGAAGCTAAGGGCGGCATCGATATCGGCAGCTATGGCGATAACAGAGTCCTCGTTGCCCCGTTCGACAACGACGCCTGGTCCCGTTACCAGTCCAAATCAATGAATACAAACCTGAATAACCATAATTTCGTCAGTTCCGAGCTGACGGCGGTCTTTGACAATACCAGCCGCAGCGGCCTCGTATTGGGCTCCGTGACTCATGACACCTGGAAAACCGGCATTTACTGGAGCGGGTCAGACAACAAGCTGAACCAGCTGCAGGTGTATGGAGGGTTTGCTTCGCCATCCTCGACCCGGGACAGTATTGCCCATGGAAAGGTAACGGGAACAAGCGTAGCGTCCCCGGAAATCTTCGTAGGCTTTTACAGCGATTACCGGACAGGACTTGAAGCCTATGGGGCGGCGAATGCTGCCGTAGCGCCTCCGCTTGCCTTTGGGCCGGATATTCCTTCGGGCGTGCCGGTGGGCTGGAACAGCTGGGGAGCTTACTCCAGCAATGTCAGCTATGATGCCGTTGCCGACACCTCCGAATATTTCAAGAATCAGCTGCAGAACCATTCCTTTGAGAATGACGGCAGCGTCTATATCAACCTGGATTCCTATTGGGACAACATGAATGATCAGCAGTTAGCCGATCTTGTGGCTCTGATTCATGGCAACGGGCAGAAAGCGGGCATCTATTATTCGCCTTTCGTATATTGGGGCGATAATCTGGAACAAACGGTGGAAGGCACCAATGGAGCTTATAAATATGGCGATATTGTGCTTCGCGACAACAACGGCCAGGTGCTGCCGAAGCTGGACGGGGCTTATGCGGTTGACCCGACGCATCCGGCTGTTAAGCAGCGCCTGGATTACTACATGGACCGTTTCAAGAAAGCTGGCTTTGAATATATTAAAGTAGACTTTCTGACGCATGGCTCGCTTGAAGGCAAACATTATGATCCGGCGGTTCAAACCGGTATTCAGGCCTATAACGAAGGTATGGCTTACCTAGATCAATCGGCAGGAGGAACAATGTTTATCAGTGCTTCCATTGCGCCGATCTTCCCGAGCCAATACGCGCACAGCCGGCGGATTTCCTGCGATGTGGACGGTTCCATTAGCAGCACAGAGTACCAGCTCAATAACCTGACCTACGGCTGGTGGCAGAACGGAACGATCTACTCCTACACGGATCCGGATTATATGGCGCTGAGCAAAGGCGGTTCCTTGGAAGGAGCACGTTCGCGCGTGAATGCCGCGGCCATTTCCGGAACGGTATATTTGGATTCTGACGACGTACACGATGCGGCTGCCCGCGAATATATGGAAGCTCTGCTGACCAATCCGGCCATTAACAAGGTTGCCTTGAAAGGCAAGGCCTTCAGGCCGGTCGAAGGCAACACAGGCACCCATGCGGCAGACACCTTTGTTTTGGAAGAGGGCCATACCTTCTACTTGGCAACGTTTAACTACACGAATACCTACATTGCAAGAACCGTTGATTTAGAACGTGCAGGATTGAAGGGCAGCAGAGCCTACAAGCTGACGGATCTATGGACCGGCGAAACCAGCACGGTTCGCGGCTCGTTCCATACGGCTCTCCAGGGAGCTGGCTCCAAGCTGTTTAAGCTTGAGCCTATGAATTGA
- a CDS encoding EAL domain-containing protein, which translates to MKKPLFPAMDKSGLYNYMTYFYHNTRRSLLAYKRFDELQRIVRGKKLTTYFQPIFHLQKNDCLGFEVLNRPTVSSHFPTTESFYDFIGQTDQVFAFERFCRELSLERFNLAADEGHKRAAVIFLNVHPEVLSDANYRSGETLHLLSRFGFTPEQIVFELTERQAVQDYDAFERVLSHYRSQGFRIAIDDAGSGYNSLKAIVSLKPEFIKLDKSLIRDVHVQPNQRKVVKLLQEFAEASGTHIIAEGIESREEISYLRSEGIEFGQGYALGRPETSLQSVPLSFAPI; encoded by the coding sequence ATGAAGAAACCGCTCTTTCCAGCTATGGACAAAAGCGGTCTGTATAACTACATGACCTATTTCTATCACAACACCCGCCGCTCCCTGCTGGCTTATAAGCGGTTTGACGAGCTTCAACGCATTGTGCGCGGTAAAAAGCTGACCACTTATTTCCAGCCGATCTTTCATTTGCAAAAGAACGATTGTCTCGGCTTTGAAGTGCTGAACCGTCCAACTGTTTCCTCCCATTTCCCGACCACCGAATCTTTTTATGACTTTATCGGTCAAACGGATCAAGTGTTTGCCTTTGAGCGGTTTTGCCGGGAGTTATCGCTGGAGCGTTTCAACTTAGCGGCGGACGAGGGGCATAAACGAGCTGCCGTCATCTTTTTAAATGTTCATCCGGAGGTGTTGTCCGATGCCAATTACCGCAGCGGGGAGACCCTTCATCTGCTGTCCAGATTCGGATTCACGCCCGAGCAAATTGTATTTGAATTAACGGAACGCCAGGCCGTTCAGGACTACGATGCGTTTGAAAGGGTTCTGTCCCATTACCGCTCGCAAGGGTTCAGGATTGCGATTGATGACGCAGGCTCCGGATATAACAGCCTGAAAGCCATTGTCAGTTTGAAGCCGGAATTTATCAAGCTGGACAAGTCCCTGATTCGTGATGTGCATGTGCAGCCTAACCAGCGGAAGGTGGTCAAGCTGCTGCAGGAATTTGCCGAGGCCTCCGGCACGCATATCATCGCTGAAGGCATTGAAAGTCGGGAGGAAATCTCTTATCTGCGCTCGGAAGGGATCGAATTTGGGCAAGGTTATGCGCTGGGCAGGCCGGAGACCAGCCTTCAATCCGTTCCTTTGTCCTTTGCCCCGATTTAA